A genomic segment from Verrucomicrobiaceae bacterium encodes:
- a CDS encoding low molecular weight protein arginine phosphatase, whose protein sequence is MKRVLFVCTGNTCRSPLAEALFRDLVKGRSDYEVSSAGIAAAPGMPASKHTLAILRQKGLLSDTFSSRMLDEDMVRAATHIFAMAGHHIAAIAGEFPEHADKVYLVSEFAAEDDLRSKDVSDPFGSGRAAYDDTHADLEKMLPSLVAYIDQTFKD, encoded by the coding sequence TTGAAACGAGTACTTTTTGTCTGCACCGGAAACACCTGCCGCAGCCCCCTTGCGGAGGCGCTGTTCCGTGACCTCGTGAAAGGCCGCAGCGACTATGAAGTCTCCAGCGCCGGCATCGCCGCAGCGCCCGGCATGCCCGCCAGCAAGCATACCCTCGCCATCCTGAGGCAAAAAGGCCTCCTCAGCGACACCTTCTCCAGTCGGATGCTCGATGAGGACATGGTGCGTGCCGCCACCCACATCTTCGCCATGGCGGGGCATCACATCGCCGCCATTGCGGGTGAATTCCCCGAGCATGCGGACAAAGTCTATCTCGTCTCCGAATTCGCCGCCGAAGACGACCTCCGCAGCAAAGACGTCAGCGACCCCTTTGGCAGCGGCAGAGCCGCCTACGACGACACCCACGCCGATCTGGAGAAAATGCTCCCTTCCCTCGTCGCCTACATCGACCAAACTTTTAAAGATTAA
- the rpiB gene encoding ribose 5-phosphate isomerase B gives MPQPTTIAIGSDHGGLTLKNAVVAHLKAAGHAVDDLGTHDGASVDYPDYAELVSERVLDGRAEAGILVCTTGIGMSIAANRHAGIQASLVSDVATAAITREHNASNILCLAGKTTPEPTAMEIVDTWLKTPFAGGRHGRRVDKMNTQAHPLSILASSDPAVAQIIQGEQHRQQDHIELIASENFTSRAVMAAQGSCLTNKYAEGYPGKRWYGGCEEVDKVEQLAIDRACELFGAKFANVQPHSGSQANAAVYFSVLQPGDKVLGMNLAHGGHLTHGNPANFSGRLYQFCQYGVSQSDERINYDELAEVALREKPKMITAGASAYPRIIDFKKMSEIAKSVGAYLFVDMAHIAGLVAGGAHPSPMEHADFVTTTTHKSLRGPRGGMILTNNEDLFKKIQSQVFPGVQGGPLMHVIAAKAVCFGECLKPDFKDYTAQVVKNAQALAAALTALGYRIVSGGTDNHLMLVDLRPKGLNGKIASETLDKAAITVNKNGIPFDTEKITLGGGIRVGTPAVTTRGMKEAEMTQIATWIDRALTNRENDAVLAEIRKEVSAANQRFPLP, from the coding sequence ATGCCACAGCCCACCACCATTGCCATCGGCTCCGATCACGGCGGCCTCACACTCAAAAATGCCGTCGTAGCACACCTAAAAGCCGCCGGGCATGCTGTGGACGACCTCGGCACCCATGATGGTGCCTCTGTGGACTACCCGGACTACGCAGAACTCGTCAGCGAGCGTGTGCTCGATGGCCGTGCCGAAGCAGGCATCCTCGTTTGCACCACCGGTATCGGCATGAGCATCGCTGCGAACCGCCACGCAGGCATCCAGGCCAGCCTCGTCAGTGATGTGGCCACCGCAGCCATCACTCGGGAGCACAATGCCTCCAACATTCTCTGCCTTGCCGGCAAAACCACCCCTGAACCCACCGCCATGGAAATCGTGGACACCTGGTTGAAGACCCCCTTCGCCGGTGGCCGCCACGGTCGCAGAGTCGATAAAATGAACACCCAAGCCCACCCCCTCAGCATCCTCGCCTCCTCGGACCCCGCCGTCGCCCAGATCATCCAGGGTGAGCAGCATCGCCAGCAGGACCACATCGAGCTCATCGCCAGTGAGAACTTCACCTCCCGCGCCGTCATGGCCGCGCAAGGAAGCTGCCTGACGAACAAATACGCCGAAGGTTACCCCGGTAAGCGCTGGTATGGTGGCTGCGAGGAAGTGGACAAGGTCGAGCAACTCGCCATCGACCGCGCCTGCGAGCTTTTCGGTGCCAAATTCGCCAACGTGCAGCCGCATTCAGGCTCGCAGGCCAATGCCGCTGTCTATTTCAGCGTGCTCCAGCCCGGCGACAAAGTGCTGGGCATGAACCTCGCCCACGGCGGCCATTTGACCCACGGCAACCCCGCCAACTTCAGCGGCCGTCTTTACCAGTTCTGCCAATACGGCGTCAGCCAGAGCGATGAACGCATCAACTACGACGAACTCGCCGAAGTCGCCCTGCGTGAAAAGCCGAAGATGATCACCGCCGGTGCCAGCGCCTACCCGCGCATCATCGACTTCAAAAAAATGAGCGAGATCGCTAAGAGCGTCGGCGCTTACCTCTTCGTCGATATGGCCCACATCGCCGGCCTCGTCGCTGGTGGAGCCCATCCATCACCCATGGAGCACGCCGACTTCGTCACCACCACCACGCATAAGAGTCTGCGTGGCCCCCGTGGCGGCATGATCCTCACCAACAACGAAGACCTCTTCAAAAAGATCCAGAGCCAGGTCTTCCCCGGCGTGCAGGGCGGCCCGCTCATGCACGTCATCGCCGCGAAGGCCGTCTGCTTCGGCGAATGCCTCAAGCCTGACTTCAAAGACTACACCGCCCAGGTCGTCAAAAACGCCCAGGCCCTCGCCGCCGCGCTCACCGCCCTCGGCTACCGCATCGTCAGCGGCGGCACGGACAATCACCTCATGCTCGTCGATCTCCGCCCGAAAGGCCTCAACGGCAAAATCGCCAGCGAGACCCTCGACAAGGCCGCCATCACCGTGAACAAAAACGGCATCCCCTTCGACACCGAGAAGATCACCCTCGGCGGCGGCATCCGCGTCGGCACCCCTGCCGTGACGACTCGCGGCATGAAAGAAGCCGAGATGACCCAAATCGCCACCTGGATCGACCGCGCCCTCACCAACCGCGAAAACGACGCCGTCTTGGCGGAGATCCGCAAAGAAGTCAGTGCGGCGAATCAGCGATTTCCGTTGCCTTGA
- a CDS encoding transcriptional regulator — MIDFDQLDRLIHEKSRLAIMTLLSARGDWSFQDLKTELGMSDGNLITHMRTLVNASYVEEDCDQSGSRPRTTYKLTTTGRRAFQTHIDLLEAIVKAAKG; from the coding sequence ATGATCGACTTCGACCAGCTCGACCGGCTCATTCACGAAAAAAGCCGCCTCGCCATCATGACCCTGCTTTCCGCCCGTGGTGACTGGTCCTTCCAGGATCTCAAAACCGAGCTCGGCATGAGTGATGGGAATCTCATCACCCACATGCGCACCCTCGTGAACGCCAGCTACGTCGAAGAAGACTGCGATCAAAGCGGCAGCCGCCCACGCACGACTTACAAACTCACCACCACAGGCCGGCGTGCCTTCCAGACCCACATCGACCTGCTCGAAGCCATCGTCAAAGCCGCCAAAGGCTGA
- the lpxB gene encoding lipid-A-disaccharide synthase, producing the protein MTRIHIIAGEISGDTHAAGLLREMKARQPTLALSGLGGPRMREAAPGSSIEDWVEKAGVVGLWEVLKMYSYFKEKLTAQTTLILEQKPDAVVLVDYPGFNLRLAKALRSGGYSGKLIYYISPQVWAWKKGRVKTTAKVLDLMICIFPFEKDFYEQSGLRTEFCGHPMVDRTLQLRRNWPRETGLCGWFPGSRLNEVRRLFPIMLGAAKIIREAMPEARFAVSAATEVLASHMRELADKHGLPEAKKWIEVGTVYDLMQRCEAGAVASGTATLEAACFGLPYTLVYNVSWPTYVVGKAVVKIQHLGMVNILAGREVVRELVQHDLSPETLARATLELLQDPQKRSDLQADLASVVATLGTGGAYQRAASVILG; encoded by the coding sequence ATGACCCGCATCCACATCATCGCAGGGGAGATCAGCGGCGACACGCATGCGGCGGGCTTGCTGCGTGAGATGAAGGCCCGGCAGCCCACGCTGGCACTCAGCGGGCTGGGTGGGCCGCGGATGCGTGAGGCAGCGCCAGGTAGCAGCATTGAGGACTGGGTCGAAAAAGCCGGTGTCGTGGGCCTGTGGGAGGTCTTGAAGATGTACAGCTACTTCAAAGAAAAGCTCACCGCCCAGACCACACTCATCTTGGAGCAAAAACCCGATGCGGTCGTCCTGGTGGACTATCCCGGCTTCAATCTCCGCCTCGCCAAAGCCCTGCGCAGCGGTGGTTACAGCGGAAAACTCATCTACTACATCAGCCCCCAGGTCTGGGCTTGGAAAAAGGGCCGCGTGAAGACCACGGCGAAGGTGCTCGACCTCATGATCTGCATCTTCCCCTTCGAAAAAGACTTCTACGAGCAAAGTGGTCTCCGCACCGAGTTCTGTGGCCATCCCATGGTGGATCGCACCCTGCAACTGCGGCGAAATTGGCCGCGTGAAACTGGATTGTGCGGCTGGTTCCCCGGCAGCAGGCTCAATGAGGTGCGCCGCCTCTTCCCCATCATGCTCGGTGCGGCCAAAATCATCCGCGAGGCCATGCCAGAGGCCCGTTTCGCCGTTTCTGCCGCTACGGAGGTGCTCGCTAGCCACATGCGCGAGCTCGCCGACAAGCACGGCCTGCCCGAGGCCAAAAAGTGGATCGAAGTCGGCACCGTCTATGACCTCATGCAGCGCTGTGAGGCTGGTGCCGTGGCCAGTGGCACCGCCACGCTCGAAGCGGCCTGTTTTGGCCTGCCCTACACACTCGTGTACAATGTCAGTTGGCCCACCTACGTCGTGGGTAAGGCTGTCGTGAAAATCCAGCACCTCGGCATGGTGAACATCCTCGCTGGGCGCGAAGTCGTGCGCGAGCTGGTGCAGCACGATCTCAGCCCCGAAACGCTCGCCCGAGCCACGCTGGAGCTGCTGCAAGATCCGCAAAAGCGCAGCGACCTCCAGGCCGACCTAGCCAGCGTCGTGGCCACCCTCGGCACTGGGGGTGCCTACCAGCGTGCGGCCAGTGTGATCCTGGGTTGA
- a CDS encoding acetylornithine/succinylornithine family transaminase, protein MSASIHPETQWLSQYVLGNYGRYDVWPVRGEGPYVWDRDGKKYLDFAGGVAVCPLGHCPPPVVKAITEQASTLIHVSNWYCIDKQAELARILVEECVQILGKCFFCNSGAEANEGLLKLARKYGQQTGGRYEIITFTGSFHGRTFGAMTATAQEKIHGGFGPLPPGFVYVPFNDLEALKAAITDKTVAILVEPIQGESGVNPVTADFLRGVQALCRKNDLLLLLDEVQVGFGRAGEMAGWRSIIPGDEIQPDGISWAKAIGSGFPLGSFWVNDRRDLSKLLGPGTHGTTYGGSPLACAVGIATLRTILDEKLCENARTRGAAIAATARAWKHPLIKDVRQLGLFIGWELQADAIAAKSGGKMPSIYLAQKLLDAGMMVTPAGPNVVRWLSPLNITAAHAEEGLRIFKSVLDAVSA, encoded by the coding sequence ATGTCCGCCTCCATCCATCCAGAAACTCAATGGCTCTCTCAATACGTGCTCGGCAACTACGGACGCTATGACGTGTGGCCCGTGCGTGGCGAGGGGCCGTATGTCTGGGACCGAGACGGGAAAAAATATCTCGACTTCGCAGGCGGCGTGGCGGTCTGCCCACTGGGACACTGCCCGCCACCGGTCGTGAAGGCCATCACTGAGCAGGCTAGCACGCTCATTCATGTCTCGAACTGGTATTGCATCGATAAACAAGCTGAGCTGGCTCGCATCCTCGTGGAAGAATGCGTGCAGATCCTTGGAAAGTGCTTCTTCTGCAATAGCGGCGCAGAGGCCAATGAAGGCCTCCTGAAGCTCGCTCGCAAATACGGCCAGCAGACAGGTGGACGCTACGAGATCATCACCTTCACCGGTAGCTTTCATGGCCGCACATTCGGTGCCATGACCGCCACGGCGCAGGAGAAGATCCACGGCGGATTCGGCCCACTGCCGCCAGGATTCGTCTATGTGCCCTTCAACGACCTCGAAGCCCTCAAAGCTGCGATCACCGACAAAACCGTCGCCATCCTCGTCGAGCCGATTCAGGGCGAAAGCGGTGTGAATCCGGTCACTGCCGACTTTTTGCGCGGAGTGCAGGCCTTATGCCGGAAAAACGACTTACTCCTGCTCCTAGACGAAGTGCAGGTCGGATTCGGCAGAGCAGGGGAGATGGCTGGATGGCGCAGCATCATTCCGGGCGATGAAATCCAGCCCGATGGCATCAGTTGGGCCAAAGCGATCGGTAGCGGCTTCCCGCTCGGTTCCTTCTGGGTGAATGATCGCCGTGATTTGAGCAAGTTACTGGGCCCAGGCACCCACGGCACGACGTATGGCGGCTCTCCGCTGGCTTGTGCGGTAGGTATTGCCACGCTGCGCACCATTCTGGATGAAAAACTCTGTGAAAATGCCAGGACTCGCGGTGCAGCCATCGCTGCCACCGCACGGGCATGGAAGCATCCGCTGATCAAAGATGTGCGTCAGCTCGGGCTCTTCATCGGCTGGGAACTCCAGGCCGATGCCATCGCCGCGAAGTCCGGTGGCAAAATGCCGAGCATCTATCTCGCTCAAAAACTGCTCGATGCGGGAATGATGGTCACACCTGCGGGTCCTAATGTGGTGCGGTGGCTTTCTCCGCTGAACATCACCGCTGCACACGCAGAAGAGGGGCTGCGGATATTCAAATCCGTCCTGGATGCCGTGTCGGCCTAG
- a CDS encoding SET domain-containing protein-lysine N-methyltransferase, whose protein sequence is MPTAPTKRLWKVKSSSIHNRGIFAAADIPNDSPIIEYIGEKITKAESRRRGDALIARAKKTGGAAVYVFTLNKKYDIDGAKGPNPAKYINHSCSPNCEAYIIRGRIWIYSLREIKAGEELTYNYGFDVDTWDEHPCRCGSKNCIGYIVERKQWPKLLRMMQKIEAEAKKGKFPNAKKSTAKKSTAKKQSVKKRSRS, encoded by the coding sequence ATGCCCACCGCCCCCACGAAACGACTCTGGAAAGTCAAAAGCTCCTCCATTCACAATCGCGGCATTTTCGCCGCAGCCGACATTCCAAACGATTCGCCCATCATCGAATACATTGGCGAAAAAATCACCAAGGCCGAATCACGCCGCCGTGGTGATGCACTCATCGCGAGGGCCAAAAAAACAGGTGGAGCCGCAGTCTATGTCTTCACGCTCAATAAGAAGTACGACATCGACGGCGCAAAAGGCCCCAACCCGGCCAAGTACATCAACCACTCATGTTCGCCGAACTGTGAGGCCTACATCATTCGCGGCCGCATCTGGATTTACTCCCTGCGCGAGATCAAGGCCGGGGAAGAGCTGACCTACAACTACGGCTTTGATGTGGACACCTGGGACGAGCATCCCTGCCGCTGCGGCAGCAAAAACTGCATCGGTTACATCGTCGAGCGCAAGCAATGGCCCAAGCTCCTACGCATGATGCAAAAAATCGAAGCCGAGGCCAAAAAGGGCAAATTCCCCAATGCGAAGAAAAGTACGGCGAAGAAAAGCACTGCGAAAAAACAGTCCGTCAAAAAGCGCTCTCGCAGCTAA
- a CDS encoding proline--tRNA ligase — protein sequence MSNAAAAPAISPTREKDFPEWYQQVIRASDMAENSEVRGCMVIKPWGYGLWESIQRQLDAKFKATGHVNAYFPLLIPLSYLEKEAQHAEGFATECAVVTHHRLEAQKQPDGTTKMIPTGELAEPFVIRPTSETIIGAAFARWVESYRDLPLLINQWCNVMRWEMRPRLFLRTAEFLWQEGHTAHETAEEAIVETETMHKVYEDFLRDHLAIPTIPGEKTERERFPGAVRTLTVEAMVQDKKAIQAGTSHYLGQNFSKAAGIQFLGRDNTRQFAHTTSWGVSTRLIGTLIMAHGDDDGVIIPPRVAPQQIVILPVTPKPDTRQEIIDACEALAQTLRSQTWAGEPIRVLVDKRDLPGGQKNWEWIKKGVPLRVEMGPRDITSRSVAVCRRDQGPKAKEFLGKEDFIQQVQERLAEIQQALLDRATALRDAHTKKLETLEEFKAFFADEASSGGFALMHWAGTMEEEEKLAKENKITIRCIPHGNQYVENGTCFLTGRPSQRRVVFARSY from the coding sequence ATGAGCAACGCCGCAGCCGCCCCCGCCATCAGCCCCACCCGCGAAAAAGATTTCCCCGAATGGTACCAGCAGGTCATCCGCGCCTCCGACATGGCGGAGAACTCCGAAGTGCGTGGCTGCATGGTCATCAAACCCTGGGGCTACGGCCTGTGGGAGAGCATCCAGCGCCAGCTCGATGCGAAATTCAAAGCCACCGGCCACGTCAACGCCTACTTCCCCTTGCTCATCCCCTTGAGCTACTTGGAAAAGGAAGCCCAGCATGCCGAAGGCTTTGCCACCGAGTGTGCCGTCGTCACCCATCATCGCCTAGAGGCACAGAAGCAGCCCGATGGCACCACCAAGATGATCCCCACCGGCGAACTCGCCGAGCCCTTCGTCATCCGCCCCACTTCCGAAACCATCATCGGTGCCGCCTTTGCCCGCTGGGTCGAGAGCTACCGCGATCTGCCACTACTCATCAATCAGTGGTGCAACGTCATGCGCTGGGAAATGCGCCCCCGCCTTTTCCTCCGCACCGCAGAGTTCCTCTGGCAAGAGGGCCACACCGCCCATGAGACCGCTGAAGAAGCCATCGTCGAGACCGAGACGATGCACAAAGTCTATGAGGACTTCCTCCGTGACCACCTCGCCATCCCCACCATCCCTGGCGAGAAAACCGAGCGCGAGCGCTTCCCCGGTGCCGTCCGCACCCTGACTGTCGAAGCGATGGTTCAGGACAAAAAAGCCATCCAGGCCGGCACATCGCACTACCTGGGCCAAAACTTCTCCAAAGCCGCAGGCATCCAGTTCCTCGGCCGCGACAACACACGCCAATTCGCACACACCACCAGCTGGGGCGTCAGCACTCGCCTCATCGGCACCCTCATCATGGCCCATGGCGACGACGACGGCGTGATCATCCCACCACGCGTCGCACCGCAGCAGATCGTCATCCTTCCCGTCACTCCGAAGCCCGACACACGACAGGAAATCATCGACGCCTGCGAAGCCCTCGCCCAGACCCTCCGCAGCCAAACTTGGGCTGGAGAGCCCATCCGCGTGCTCGTGGACAAGCGGGATCTCCCCGGTGGCCAGAAGAATTGGGAATGGATCAAAAAAGGTGTCCCTCTCCGCGTCGAAATGGGCCCACGTGACATCACCAGCCGCAGCGTCGCCGTTTGCCGCCGCGATCAGGGACCAAAGGCCAAAGAATTCCTCGGCAAAGAAGACTTCATCCAGCAGGTGCAGGAGCGACTTGCAGAAATCCAGCAGGCCCTCCTCGACCGTGCCACCGCCCTGCGGGATGCCCACACCAAAAAGCTCGAAACGCTCGAAGAATTCAAAGCCTTCTTCGCTGATGAAGCCAGCAGTGGCGGCTTCGCCCTCATGCACTGGGCAGGCACCATGGAAGAAGAGGAAAAGCTCGCCAAAGAAAACAAAATCACCATCCGCTGCATCCCGCACGGCAACCAATACGTCGAAAACGGCACCTGCTTCCTCACCGGCCGCCCCAGCCAACGCCGAGTGGTCTTTGCGCGGAGTTATTGA
- a CDS encoding TatD family hydrolase, with translation MLTDTHTHLGSRQFDADLPAVLERARAAGVTRMIAPAVDLENTRKLIAIAEQEPDVRIAAGIHPCDVDSLQGESWIDELRQLAQHPKVCAIGEIGLDYFHPPPTGWSQDQWRSHQATCLRAQLTLAAELGLNVILHNRESWDDLCAIVLPFSDRLRGVFHCFTGSLEQAQPLLDAGHLISFTGIVTFKNAGIIAETARSVAADRFMLETDAPYLAPVPHRGKRCEPAYVADTAKAIASLRNVSLAELADTTTRTALSFFKGW, from the coding sequence ATGCTCACCGATACGCACACGCATCTCGGCAGCCGCCAGTTCGACGCGGATCTCCCCGCTGTGCTAGAGCGTGCCCGTGCGGCGGGTGTAACACGCATGATCGCTCCAGCCGTCGATTTGGAGAATACACGCAAACTCATCGCAATCGCCGAGCAGGAGCCAGATGTGCGTATCGCAGCGGGTATCCATCCCTGCGATGTGGACTCCCTCCAGGGCGAATCCTGGATCGACGAGCTGCGCCAGCTCGCTCAGCACCCGAAAGTCTGCGCCATCGGAGAAATCGGCCTCGATTACTTCCATCCGCCGCCCACGGGCTGGTCGCAGGATCAATGGCGCAGCCACCAGGCCACCTGCCTCCGCGCTCAGCTCACTCTCGCAGCGGAACTGGGGCTGAATGTCATCCTGCATAATCGGGAGAGCTGGGATGACCTCTGTGCCATCGTTTTGCCCTTCAGTGATCGCCTGCGTGGTGTCTTTCACTGCTTCACGGGCAGCTTGGAGCAGGCGCAGCCTCTGCTCGATGCGGGTCACCTCATTTCATTCACCGGCATCGTCACTTTCAAAAACGCGGGCATCATTGCCGAGACGGCCCGCAGCGTCGCGGCGGATCGCTTCATGCTAGAAACGGACGCCCCATACCTAGCCCCCGTCCCGCACCGAGGGAAGCGCTGTGAGCCTGCCTATGTCGCAGATACGGCAAAGGCCATCGCATCCCTTCGCAATGTCTCTCTCGCCGAATTAGCGGACACCACGACCCGCACAGCACTGAGCTTCTTCAAAGGCTGGTGA
- the ispH gene encoding 4-hydroxy-3-methylbut-2-enyl diphosphate reductase produces the protein MNIHLAQHHGMCFGVRDALRATHDAAQRGPLTILGQLVHNPLVDRHLDAVGARRSDLNDLASATTPHVVITAHGASDADRQRWSQNGRQITDTTCPLVHKAHEALAMLVREGYQPIVIGQRSHVEVRGLIGDHPQAIVVLDEADLAHIPPHPRLGIVSQTTQPVEVALWVVATIKARFPASEVRFIDTICHPTKQRQTALDELCRRCDHIVVIGGRNSNNTRQLTAKATALGCRVLQIESENELDPTWFHAATNVGVTAGTSTLDETVHAVLQRLKTIQN, from the coding sequence ATGAACATCCACCTCGCACAACATCACGGCATGTGTTTCGGCGTCCGCGACGCCCTCCGCGCCACCCACGACGCCGCCCAGCGCGGCCCGCTCACCATCCTCGGCCAGCTCGTGCATAATCCACTCGTAGATCGGCACCTCGATGCTGTCGGGGCACGCCGTAGCGACCTGAACGATCTAGCCAGCGCCACCACTCCACACGTCGTCATCACCGCGCACGGTGCCTCCGATGCAGATCGCCAGCGCTGGAGTCAAAACGGCCGCCAAATCACCGACACCACCTGCCCACTCGTCCATAAAGCCCACGAAGCCCTCGCCATGCTCGTGCGAGAGGGCTACCAGCCCATCGTCATCGGCCAGCGCAGCCATGTCGAGGTCCGCGGCCTCATCGGCGACCACCCGCAGGCCATCGTGGTCCTAGATGAGGCAGATCTCGCCCACATCCCGCCGCATCCACGCCTCGGCATCGTCTCGCAGACCACCCAGCCTGTCGAAGTCGCCCTCTGGGTCGTCGCCACCATCAAAGCCCGCTTTCCCGCCAGCGAGGTGCGATTCATCGACACCATCTGTCATCCCACCAAGCAGCGCCAGACCGCCCTCGATGAGCTCTGCCGCCGCTGCGACCACATCGTCGTCATCGGCGGCCGAAACAGCAACAACACCCGCCAACTCACCGCCAAAGCCACCGCCCTCGGCTGCCGCGTGCTCCAAATCGAGAGCGAAAACGAGCTCGATCCCACCTGGTTCCACGCAGCCACCAATGTCGGCGTCACCGCAGGCACCAGCACCCTCGATGAAACCGTCCACGCCGTCCTCCAACGCCTCAAAACCATCCAAAACTAA
- a CDS encoding SufE family protein: MPLAEKQRQLIEDLLLIPDVQERLSALTSYAARMHLPPEQHTDANRVPGCVSRVWLSGELRGGRTRFDCEADSPMVKALVALLCDLYSDATPQEVSLVEPEILEGCHFTKMLTPTRLNGLAHVRARIRQLALEWCAAVE, from the coding sequence ATGCCCCTGGCAGAAAAACAACGTCAACTCATCGAGGATCTACTCCTCATCCCAGATGTACAGGAGCGCCTCTCAGCCCTCACCAGCTACGCCGCGCGGATGCACCTCCCCCCAGAACAGCATACAGACGCCAATCGAGTTCCTGGCTGTGTTTCCCGCGTTTGGTTGAGCGGTGAGTTACGCGGAGGCCGCACACGATTTGATTGCGAGGCCGATTCCCCGATGGTGAAGGCCTTGGTCGCCCTTTTATGCGATCTATATAGTGACGCCACTCCACAGGAGGTCAGTCTTGTTGAGCCAGAAATCTTGGAAGGATGCCATTTCACCAAAATGCTCACTCCGACACGATTAAACGGCTTAGCCCATGTTCGGGCTCGTATTCGCCAGCTCGCGCTGGAGTGGTGTGCAGCAGTGGAATGA
- a CDS encoding AraC family transcriptional regulator, with product MKPVFEKVPRRDWESFHCEIVRGADYGTRWHFHPEFQITLAVRSSGHRVVGDHIGPLTDGDIVLLGANLPHVWHQDEASGREVHAVIVRFDPQILGGDFFRLPEMEGVRRVLERASRGLEVRGKTRGLVAAHMKRIAETEGLARILELLAILHELAQAGSDVRPLASTGYLPKLESADQDRMQRVCDFIHSRLTEDIDRAKLARLAHLSEGAFSRFFHSRTGKTVPEYVNEVRVGRACRMLAEDAANITDIAMDCGYRNLANFNRRFRQVTGMTPSRYREKFRGAAGI from the coding sequence ATGAAGCCTGTGTTTGAAAAAGTGCCCAGACGCGACTGGGAGTCGTTTCACTGCGAAATCGTTCGCGGGGCAGACTACGGCACACGCTGGCATTTTCACCCTGAGTTCCAAATCACCCTGGCGGTGCGTAGCAGCGGGCACCGTGTCGTCGGCGATCACATAGGCCCGCTCACCGATGGCGACATCGTGCTCCTCGGGGCAAATCTCCCCCACGTCTGGCACCAGGATGAGGCGAGCGGCCGTGAGGTGCATGCCGTCATCGTGCGTTTTGATCCACAGATCCTCGGTGGAGATTTTTTTCGCCTACCCGAGATGGAAGGAGTACGTCGTGTGCTGGAGCGTGCCTCCCGTGGCCTGGAAGTGCGTGGAAAGACCCGCGGCCTTGTCGCTGCGCACATGAAGCGCATCGCCGAGACGGAGGGCCTAGCCCGCATTCTCGAATTACTCGCCATTTTGCATGAGCTAGCACAGGCGGGCTCCGATGTGCGGCCGCTCGCCAGCACGGGGTATTTGCCCAAGCTGGAATCCGCAGACCAGGATCGCATGCAGCGAGTGTGTGACTTTATCCACTCACGGCTCACCGAGGACATCGACCGGGCGAAGCTCGCCCGACTCGCCCACCTCAGTGAGGGAGCCTTCAGCCGCTTCTTCCACTCCCGCACAGGCAAAACAGTGCCAGAATATGTCAACGAAGTCCGTGTCGGCCGCGCCTGTCGAATGCTGGCAGAAGATGCCGCCAACATCACCGACATCGCCATGGACTGTGGCTACCGGAACCTCGCCAACTTCAATCGCCGCTTCCGTCAAGTCACTGGCATGACGCCAAGCCGCTACCGTGAGAAATTCCGTGGTGCCGCAGGTATCTAA